The proteins below come from a single Chryseobacterium capnotolerans genomic window:
- a CDS encoding HPF/RaiA family ribosome-associated protein, translating to MKISVQSIGLTPHEPLESHIDKKVSKLDTFYDKIQECKVFLKVENNADKANKTAEIILAVPGDDIVVKKTSASFEESLDLCVDTAKKLLIKKKEMA from the coding sequence ATGAAGATTTCAGTTCAATCAATTGGTTTAACTCCACACGAACCACTAGAATCACACATCGACAAAAAAGTAAGCAAGCTCGATACATTCTATGATAAAATTCAAGAGTGTAAAGTATTTCTGAAAGTAGAAAATAATGCTGATAAAGCTAATAAAACAGCTGAGATTATTTTGGCGGTTCCAGGAGATGATATCGTCGTAAAGAAGACATCTGCAAGTTTTGAAGAAAGTTTGGATCTTTGTGTTGATACAGCTAAAAAGCTATTAATCAAGAAAAAAGAAATGGCGTAG
- a CDS encoding response regulator transcription factor, with product MNILLLEDDLILSAELCRFLESNHFTCDKIYDGETFLRQIKNNSYDLYLLDINVPKINGLDVCQTIRSFDKSTPIIIISAYGDISDKKDAFTRLADDYLVKPFQFEELLLRINSLLRRKMPSDTSDQDIIRVDDLIINKTEQKVYRGGNEITLTLKEFQLLVYLAEAQGRTVSKQQITEHVWEHNFNTNTNTVEVYINFLRKKIDKDFKIKLIHTRSGFGYYLSPL from the coding sequence ATGAATATTCTTTTATTAGAAGACGATCTCATTCTTTCTGCAGAACTTTGCCGGTTTTTAGAATCCAATCATTTTACCTGCGATAAAATCTATGATGGAGAAACTTTTCTTCGCCAGATTAAAAATAATTCTTATGATCTATACCTGCTTGACATCAATGTTCCCAAAATAAATGGACTGGATGTCTGCCAGACGATTCGTTCTTTTGATAAAAGTACTCCTATCATTATCATCTCCGCCTATGGAGATATTTCGGATAAAAAAGATGCCTTTACCCGATTGGCCGATGATTACCTGGTAAAACCTTTCCAGTTTGAAGAACTTCTTTTAAGGATCAATTCTCTGTTGAGAAGAAAAATGCCTTCAGATACTTCTGATCAGGATATCATCAGAGTGGATGACCTTATCATCAATAAAACAGAACAGAAAGTATATCGTGGAGGAAATGAAATAACCCTTACGTTAAAAGAATTCCAATTATTGGTGTATCTGGCAGAAGCGCAGGGAAGAACTGTTTCCAAACAACAGATTACTGAACATGTGTGGGAACATAACTTCAATACGAATACCAATACAGTAGAGGTATACATTAATTTCTTAAGAAAAAAGATCGACAAAGATTTTAAAATAAAATTGATCCATACCCGTTCCGGTTTTGGATATTATTTAAGCCCATTATAA
- the nusG gene encoding transcription termination/antitermination protein NusG: MSELKWYVLKAISGQENKVKNYIETEIKRLGFEQYVTQVVIPMEKVIQIRNGKKVPKERPYYPGYLMIEAELMGEIPHVIKNIPGVISFLSLTKGGDPVPMRKSEVNRMLGRMDELSEFASDVEIPYVVGENVKVIDGPFNGFNGTVEKILEDKKKIEVSVLIFGRKTPMELSYMQVEKV, translated from the coding sequence ATGAGCGAATTGAAATGGTATGTGCTGAAAGCAATCAGCGGACAGGAAAATAAAGTGAAAAACTATATTGAGACAGAAATCAAACGTTTAGGGTTTGAGCAGTACGTTACTCAAGTGGTTATTCCTATGGAAAAGGTTATTCAAATTAGAAACGGTAAGAAAGTTCCTAAAGAAAGACCTTACTATCCTGGATACTTGATGATTGAAGCTGAACTGATGGGAGAGATTCCTCACGTGATCAAAAACATCCCAGGTGTTATTTCTTTCTTAAGTTTAACAAAAGGAGGTGATCCTGTTCCAATGAGAAAATCAGAAGTGAACAGAATGCTTGGAAGAATGGATGAACTTTCAGAATTCGCAAGCGACGTTGAGATTCCATATGTAGTAGGTGAAAACGTAAAAGTGATCGATGGTCCTTTCAACGGATTCAATGGTACAGTTGAGAAGATTCTTGAAGACAAAAAGAAAATTGAAGTTTCTGTATTGATCTTCGGTAGAAAAACTCCAATGGAACTAAGCTACATGCAGGTAGAAAAAGTATAA
- the rpsU gene encoding 30S ribosomal protein S21 produces the protein MLIIPVKDGESIDRALKKYKRKFDKTGTVRQLRSRQAFIKPSVTLRQSKLKAAYKQRALSKEEQA, from the coding sequence ATGTTAATAATTCCAGTTAAAGATGGTGAATCCATCGACAGAGCTTTAAAAAAATACAAAAGAAAATTTGATAAAACAGGTACAGTTCGTCAATTAAGATCTAGACAAGCGTTTATCAAGCCTTCTGTAACTTTGAGACAATCTAAGTTGAAAGCTGCTTACAAGCAAAGAGCACTTAGCAAGGAAGAGCAGGCTTAA
- a CDS encoding efflux RND transporter periplasmic adaptor subunit: protein MKTYIIPVLMILSLIACSKKDEEKTNQAKKGFELSNTMLNSISLAKVEQKNIEDEYSFYGKISADKNSYIDVYPLVGGNVMSVNVELGDYVRKGQVLATIRSTELAEIQKDVSDAKTDLVVAKNNVRVAKELYEGKLNTERDVLEAKSQLQKAVDQLQRATAVSTVYNVKSGNIYSVVAPINGYIVQKSINKDMQLRSDRSENIFDVANTTNVWAIMNVNESDIDKISLGMRAQVSTLSYPDKVFDGKIDKIFKIIDPQTNAMQARVVLDNANGLLIPDSKATIKVSSLESNTMLTVPSKAVIFDDNKSFVVVFKSRTDVKVREVKVQKQVGDVTYIADGLKEGEEVITNNQLLIYRSLNS from the coding sequence ATGAAAACTTATATTATCCCAGTATTGATGATTTTATCATTAATAGCTTGCTCAAAAAAAGACGAAGAGAAAACAAACCAGGCTAAAAAAGGTTTTGAACTCAGTAATACCATGTTGAATTCTATCTCTCTGGCAAAAGTTGAACAAAAGAATATAGAAGATGAATACAGCTTTTACGGGAAAATTTCTGCAGATAAAAACAGTTATATAGATGTTTACCCATTGGTAGGTGGAAATGTAATGAGTGTAAATGTAGAACTTGGAGATTATGTAAGAAAAGGGCAGGTACTCGCAACTATCAGAAGTACAGAGCTTGCAGAAATTCAAAAAGACGTGAGTGATGCTAAGACTGACCTTGTAGTAGCTAAAAACAACGTTAGGGTTGCGAAAGAACTCTATGAAGGAAAACTGAATACAGAAAGAGATGTATTGGAAGCAAAAAGCCAGCTTCAGAAGGCCGTAGACCAGTTACAGAGAGCGACCGCAGTAAGCACTGTTTATAATGTGAAATCAGGAAATATATACAGTGTAGTAGCACCTATTAATGGATATATTGTTCAGAAAAGTATCAATAAAGATATGCAGCTTAGAAGCGACCGAAGCGAAAATATCTTCGATGTGGCTAATACAACCAATGTATGGGCAATTATGAACGTTAACGAATCGGATATTGACAAAATCAGCCTTGGAATGAGAGCTCAGGTATCTACTCTCTCTTATCCGGACAAAGTTTTTGATGGAAAAATTGATAAAATATTTAAAATCATTGATCCACAAACCAATGCCATGCAGGCAAGAGTCGTTCTGGATAATGCCAATGGGCTGTTGATCCCGGACAGTAAAGCCACCATAAAAGTTTCCAGCCTGGAAAGCAATACCATGCTGACTGTTCCTTCCAAAGCTGTAATTTTCGATGACAACAAAAGTTTTGTGGTCGTTTTTAAATCCAGAACTGATGTGAAAGTAAGAGAAGTGAAAGTACAGAAACAGGTAGGTGATGTTACTTACATCGCAGATGGTCTTAAAGAAGGAGAAGAAGTAATTACCAATAACCAGCTTTTAATATACCGTTCCCTGAACAGTTAA
- the secE gene encoding preprotein translocase subunit SecE, translating into MSSFVDFLKGSYNEFRHKVEWPKWADLQSSTIVVTIATVILALFTFGVDELFSKAISNIIGMLINLFN; encoded by the coding sequence ATGAGTTCATTTGTCGATTTTTTAAAAGGTTCTTATAACGAATTCAGACATAAAGTTGAATGGCCAAAATGGGCTGACCTTCAGTCGTCTACAATTGTAGTAACTATTGCGACAGTGATCTTGGCTTTATTTACTTTTGGAGTTGATGAATTGTTTTCTAAAGCAATCAGCAACATCATTGGTATGCTAATCAACTTGTTCAATTAA
- a CDS encoding sensor histidine kinase, whose protein sequence is MQESNDEVNVLAKSFNTMIVRLNDVFQSQKDFTASASHEIRTPITRMAFQLENLIKFEEHSPKTLSSLQQIQRDVYQLSDLTNSLLLLTKFDKENIQSIYEDVRIDEVIFEAFEGVEKSYPELKLDFLIAEETSENAFLTISGIQSLLVIVFINLFKNAAVYSDTTEVKLLITETSNNLSVDVISHGATISEEEQAKLFEAFTRGNNAQNISGSGLGLRIVKRILEYHDADIFYSSPEENMNQFTVVFKK, encoded by the coding sequence GTGCAGGAATCTAATGATGAAGTAAATGTTCTTGCAAAATCCTTTAATACGATGATTGTGCGGCTTAATGATGTCTTTCAGTCACAGAAAGATTTTACAGCAAGTGCTTCTCACGAAATAAGGACTCCTATTACAAGAATGGCATTTCAATTGGAAAACCTGATTAAATTTGAAGAACATTCTCCTAAGACATTGTCTTCATTGCAGCAAATCCAGCGGGATGTTTACCAGTTGTCGGATTTGACGAATTCGCTATTATTGCTTACTAAGTTTGATAAAGAAAATATTCAGAGTATTTATGAAGATGTAAGGATAGATGAAGTGATTTTCGAAGCCTTCGAAGGGGTGGAAAAAAGTTATCCGGAGCTTAAGCTGGATTTTCTCATTGCCGAAGAAACTTCTGAAAATGCTTTTCTTACCATTAGCGGGATCCAATCATTATTGGTAATTGTTTTTATTAATTTATTTAAAAATGCAGCGGTTTATTCTGACACTACAGAAGTGAAACTACTGATAACCGAAACGAGCAATAATCTGAGTGTTGACGTGATTTCCCATGGTGCGACCATTTCGGAAGAAGAACAGGCGAAGTTATTTGAAGCTTTTACAAGAGGAAATAATGCTCAGAATATTTCAGGTTCCGGTTTAGGATTGAGAATTGTTAAAAGAATTCTTGAATATCATGATGCAGATATTTTTTATTCTTCTCCTGAAGAGAACATGAATCAATTCACCGTGGTTTTTAAAAAATAA
- a CDS encoding efflux RND transporter permease subunit, with the protein MNKFIKNIIAFSLKNKAFTFIWVAILAIAGFISFKNMPIEAFPDVTNTQIVIITQWNGRSAEEVERFVTTPIELAMSPVQKKTSVRSTTMFGLSIVKILFDDGVDDTFARNQVNNQLRTISLPDEVDPEVQPPYGPTGEIFRYTLESKTKDSRKLLTLQNWVIDRALRGVPGVADINVFGGQDKVFELSIDPRALDKYNLTPLQVYDAVTKSNLNVGGDVIEKNGQAYVVRGIGLVKSITDIGNITIQNDSGNPVLVKNVAEVHESSMPRVGQAALNKHDDTVEGIVVMRKGENPREVLVGVKAKIKELNEKILPKDVKMVTFYDRDNLMDFTTKTVMHNLIEGIVLVTVIVLIFMADWRTTLIVSIIIPLSLLFAFLCLKLAGMSANLLSLGAVDFGIIIDGAVVMVEGLFVMLDHKAHRYGMEKFNKLAKGGWIKQTGTGLGKAIFFSKLIIITSLIPIFSFQKVEGKMFSPLAFTLGFALIGALIFTLTLVPVLSHILLNKNVKEKNNPFVNFWDRIVLKGFNLTFKHKKTSMIVAISFLAVTLFSGKFLGTEFLPQLNEGSLWITAEMPMSSSLKESLKTADLLKKDIMSFSEVTDVLAQTGRSNDGTDPNGFGFVQFAVNLKPREEWKRKITYDELINEIDKKLRSYQGITFNYSQPISDNVAEAVAGFKAENGIKIYGDNLETLDKLAHEVLSKIKDVEGVKDPGIIKNIGQPEVSVVLDRDKMAAYGVMPADAQAVLEMAFGGKTASEMFDGERKFPIRLRYSQEYRTNENDIAALMVPTQDGAKIPLKEISTIVKDNGAAFIYRDNIKRYIGVKFSIRDRDLGSTIADAQKKVAAVELPDGYSLGWTGQFENQQRASHRLAQVVPVSILMIFFLLFILFGNMKDSLLVLANVPFALIGGIIALHFTGINFGISAGVGMIALLGICIQNGVILITEFHQNVKNGLDIDNAILSGVKSRTRPVIMTALMASIGLMPAALSTGIGSESQKPLAIVIIGGLITATVLTLLIFPIIFWIFNRTKKLSQI; encoded by the coding sequence ATGAATAAATTCATAAAAAATATAATCGCTTTTTCATTAAAGAATAAAGCATTTACATTTATCTGGGTGGCTATTTTAGCGATTGCCGGGTTCATAAGTTTCAAAAACATGCCTATTGAAGCTTTTCCGGATGTTACCAATACCCAGATTGTAATCATTACCCAATGGAATGGGCGTAGTGCAGAAGAAGTAGAACGCTTTGTTACTACCCCCATAGAATTGGCCATGAGCCCGGTTCAGAAGAAAACCAGTGTGAGAAGTACCACTATGTTTGGGCTTTCCATTGTTAAAATTCTGTTTGATGATGGGGTGGATGATACTTTTGCCAGAAATCAGGTCAATAACCAATTAAGAACCATTAGCCTTCCTGACGAGGTAGACCCTGAAGTGCAGCCACCCTACGGGCCAACCGGAGAAATTTTCAGATATACACTGGAAAGTAAAACAAAAGATTCCCGTAAACTGCTTACCCTGCAAAACTGGGTGATAGACCGTGCCTTAAGAGGTGTTCCCGGAGTTGCTGATATCAACGTTTTCGGTGGACAGGATAAAGTATTTGAATTAAGTATTGATCCCAGAGCTCTGGATAAATATAATTTAACACCGCTTCAGGTGTATGATGCTGTTACCAAGAGTAACCTGAATGTTGGAGGAGATGTGATCGAAAAAAACGGACAGGCTTATGTGGTAAGGGGAATTGGTTTGGTGAAATCTATTACAGATATCGGAAATATCACCATTCAGAATGATAGCGGAAACCCAGTCTTGGTAAAAAATGTAGCCGAAGTTCATGAAAGCTCTATGCCTAGAGTAGGACAAGCAGCTCTTAACAAACATGATGATACTGTAGAGGGAATTGTGGTGATGAGAAAAGGGGAGAACCCAAGAGAAGTTCTGGTAGGTGTAAAAGCTAAAATCAAAGAACTGAACGAGAAGATTCTTCCGAAAGATGTAAAAATGGTGACTTTCTACGATAGGGATAACCTGATGGATTTCACTACTAAAACCGTAATGCATAACCTGATTGAAGGAATTGTATTGGTAACAGTGATTGTTCTGATCTTTATGGCAGACTGGAGAACCACATTAATCGTTTCTATCATCATTCCTCTATCCTTATTATTTGCCTTTTTATGCCTAAAACTGGCAGGGATGAGTGCCAACCTGCTTTCTTTGGGAGCTGTAGACTTCGGAATTATCATTGACGGAGCCGTCGTCATGGTGGAAGGACTCTTTGTAATGCTCGACCATAAAGCACATCGATATGGAATGGAAAAATTCAACAAACTGGCAAAAGGAGGTTGGATTAAACAAACTGGAACAGGATTAGGTAAAGCCATTTTCTTCTCCAAACTGATTATCATTACATCATTGATCCCGATCTTTTCATTTCAGAAAGTAGAAGGAAAAATGTTTTCTCCTTTAGCCTTTACTTTAGGATTTGCACTCATAGGAGCATTAATATTTACATTAACGCTGGTACCTGTTCTTTCTCATATCCTTCTCAATAAAAATGTAAAGGAAAAAAATAACCCATTTGTTAATTTCTGGGACAGAATTGTATTAAAAGGTTTCAATCTAACCTTTAAGCATAAAAAGACGAGCATGATCGTTGCCATCTCATTCCTTGCAGTGACATTGTTTTCCGGAAAATTCCTTGGAACTGAATTCCTGCCGCAGCTTAATGAAGGTTCTCTTTGGATCACTGCAGAAATGCCCATGAGCTCATCATTGAAGGAGTCTCTAAAAACTGCAGATCTTTTGAAAAAGGATATTATGAGTTTCTCAGAAGTAACCGATGTTCTGGCACAGACAGGAAGAAGTAATGATGGTACAGACCCTAATGGATTTGGATTTGTACAGTTTGCTGTAAACCTTAAACCAAGAGAAGAATGGAAACGAAAAATCACCTATGATGAACTGATTAATGAAATAGATAAAAAACTGAGAAGTTATCAAGGGATTACGTTCAATTATTCACAGCCGATTTCAGATAACGTAGCAGAAGCTGTAGCTGGTTTTAAAGCTGAGAACGGAATCAAGATCTATGGTGATAATTTGGAAACTCTGGATAAACTAGCTCATGAGGTATTATCAAAAATTAAAGATGTTGAAGGAGTAAAAGATCCGGGAATCATTAAAAATATCGGTCAGCCGGAAGTAAGTGTGGTCTTAGACAGAGATAAAATGGCGGCTTATGGAGTCATGCCGGCTGATGCACAGGCTGTATTAGAAATGGCTTTTGGAGGAAAAACAGCTTCCGAAATGTTTGATGGAGAAAGGAAATTTCCGATCCGTCTTCGTTATTCTCAAGAATACAGAACCAACGAGAATGATATTGCAGCTTTGATGGTTCCTACCCAGGATGGTGCAAAAATCCCTTTAAAAGAGATCAGTACTATTGTTAAAGATAATGGTGCGGCATTTATTTACAGGGATAATATCAAAAGATATATTGGCGTAAAATTCTCAATCCGTGATCGTGATTTGGGAAGTACTATTGCTGATGCACAGAAAAAAGTGGCTGCCGTTGAACTTCCGGATGGATATTCCTTAGGCTGGACAGGGCAGTTTGAAAACCAACAGCGTGCTTCACACAGATTGGCACAGGTGGTTCCGGTAAGTATTCTGATGATCTTTTTCCTTTTGTTTATTCTATTTGGAAATATGAAGGATTCACTTCTGGTTTTGGCGAATGTTCCGTTTGCCTTAATAGGAGGTATTATTGCCTTGCATTTTACAGGCATCAATTTCGGAATCTCCGCAGGCGTAGGAATGATTGCCCTTCTGGGGATATGTATACAGAATGGTGTTATTTTGATTACAGAGTTCCATCAGAATGTTAAAAACGGGTTGGATATTGATAATGCCATATTGAGTGGAGTAAAATCCAGAACCAGGCCGGTGATTATGACAGCTTTAATGGCTTCAATAGGACTGATGCCGGCAGCTTTATCTACAGGCATTGGATCCGAATCCCAAAAACCTTTAGCCATTGTCATTATTGGCGGTCTTATTACCGCTACAGTGCTTACTCTGCTTATTTTTCCAATTATCTTCTGGATTTTCAACAGGACGAAAAAGCTCAGTCAAATTTAG
- a CDS encoding DUF4394 domain-containing protein, producing MVYGITAMNELVYFNSNNPKTFTSKTAVTGVVSGEKLLSIDFRPATGELYALSNASKLYIINTSNASARPVSSTAFTPLISGTIASIDFNPTVDRIRLVSNTGQNLRIHPETGATAAIDTNINGTEGPSIAGLAYTNSKAGTASTILYDIDPVLGKLYKQDPPNNGTLVEVGSVGTTFTGQAAFDIKFDNSTALLAFSDKLHVLDLNNGKATFVGFLQQALIDIAIPTEPVAYAIDNSNNLQIFNPNSPMPVSKTVAGLQSGENILGIDFRPVNGQLYALGSSSRIYTINLGTGAATAVGTSPFSTLLSGTDFGFDFNPTVDRIRVVSNTGQNLRLNPNDGTVAAVDLALNPGSPLISAAAYTNNSAGSTATTLFVIDHNTDKLYQQNPPNNGNLLETGSLGINITSANGFDIGSMSQKAYLAASIGSSTKIYSINTATGAATSVSDYPNTIKAFTVGLGF from the coding sequence ATGGTATACGGAATAACAGCAATGAATGAGCTTGTTTATTTTAATTCTAATAATCCGAAAACCTTCACCTCAAAAACAGCTGTAACAGGTGTTGTATCGGGAGAAAAATTGTTAAGCATAGATTTCAGGCCTGCAACAGGAGAATTATATGCATTATCAAATGCCAGCAAATTGTATATAATCAATACATCCAACGCTTCAGCAAGACCTGTAAGTTCAACAGCATTTACTCCTTTGATTTCGGGGACAATAGCTTCAATTGATTTCAATCCTACTGTTGACAGAATTCGTCTGGTGAGTAATACCGGACAAAATCTGCGTATACATCCGGAAACAGGAGCTACTGCCGCTATTGATACTAATATTAACGGAACAGAAGGCCCTTCAATAGCAGGATTAGCTTACACAAACAGTAAAGCAGGGACTGCTTCAACTATACTCTATGATATTGATCCGGTATTAGGAAAATTATATAAACAAGATCCTCCCAATAATGGAACTTTAGTGGAAGTGGGAAGCGTGGGAACCACTTTTACAGGGCAGGCTGCTTTTGATATTAAATTTGATAACAGTACTGCTCTATTAGCTTTCAGTGATAAATTGCATGTTCTGGATCTTAATAATGGGAAAGCAACATTTGTAGGTTTTCTTCAGCAAGCTCTTATTGATATTGCCATTCCTACAGAACCGGTAGCCTATGCCATTGACAATTCTAATAATCTCCAAATTTTCAATCCAAACAGTCCAATGCCTGTTTCCAAGACGGTGGCTGGATTACAAAGTGGTGAAAATATTTTAGGAATAGATTTCCGCCCTGTAAACGGACAGTTGTATGCATTGGGAAGTTCAAGTAGAATTTATACCATCAATTTGGGAACAGGTGCTGCTACAGCTGTAGGCACTTCACCTTTTTCTACTTTGCTTTCCGGAACAGATTTTGGTTTCGATTTCAATCCTACCGTGGACAGAATAAGGGTAGTAAGCAATACAGGACAGAATCTTCGCCTAAATCCTAACGACGGAACAGTTGCTGCTGTAGATCTTGCATTAAATCCAGGAAGTCCCCTGATAAGCGCAGCTGCTTATACTAATAATTCTGCGGGAAGTACTGCTACTACTCTATTTGTCATTGATCACAATACAGATAAATTATATCAGCAAAATCCTCCTAATAACGGAAATTTATTAGAAACAGGCTCTTTAGGAATTAATATTACAAGTGCTAATGGTTTCGATATTGGAAGCATGAGCCAAAAAGCCTATTTAGCAGCATCCATAGGTTCATCTACAAAAATTTACTCTATTAATACAGCAACAGGAGCTGCTACTTCAGTTTCAGATTATCCAAATACCATAAAAGCTTTCACAGTGGGATTAGGATTTTAA
- a CDS encoding acyl carrier protein — protein sequence MSDIASRVKAIIADKLDVEETEVTPEASFTNDLGADSLDTVELIMEFEKEFNIQIPDDQAEKITTVGHAIAYIEEVVNK from the coding sequence ATGTCAGACATTGCATCAAGAGTAAAAGCTATCATCGCTGATAAGCTTGACGTTGAAGAAACAGAAGTAACTCCTGAAGCTAGCTTCACTAACGATTTAGGAGCAGATTCACTAGATACAGTTGAGTTAATCATGGAATTTGAAAAAGAATTTAACATTCAAATCCCTGATGATCAAGCTGAAAAAATTACTACTGTAGGACACGCTATCGCTTACATCGAAGAAGTAGTAAATAAATAA
- a CDS encoding TolC family protein, giving the protein MNRIAVLCLAVSSFMAAQQQMSLLDCEEAFQKNNLQLLAEQYNINMADADILQAKIWELPQLSGQFNAYNPQGKKFFDVGHSKGAGITQLIYMGGKKKNEIAFAKSNKELAQLQFSQLLVDLRAQLRTTYFNLYYEKLKLDNTDKQLGYMNDLLSAYRVQSAKGNVSLKDAVRLQSLVIQLNHDKLEINKNILGFEQNLKVLTGISEDIEPLMPESEAKEALVAQPFGNEDELKAKALENNADYRYNLKLVDSSKLYAQWQKSMNIPDINVGAAWDQAGGTFNNEANLTLGIPLPLWRVNQGNVEKANYAIQQNQKNADFQKLTLETKVQAAYKTWKAQYDQLVDIKTTDLQNMDLVYNGMVTNFRKGNVNLIEFTDFMDSYRETALQIYDMKNEIMQAAEQLNQLVQTKIFY; this is encoded by the coding sequence ATGAACAGAATTGCAGTGCTGTGCCTGGCCGTTTCCTCATTCATGGCGGCACAACAGCAAATGTCTCTTTTGGACTGCGAAGAAGCCTTCCAGAAGAACAATCTTCAGCTGCTCGCCGAACAATACAACATCAATATGGCTGATGCTGATATCCTGCAGGCCAAGATCTGGGAATTGCCACAATTGAGCGGGCAGTTCAATGCTTACAACCCGCAGGGCAAAAAGTTTTTTGATGTAGGACATTCAAAAGGAGCAGGCATTACCCAGTTAATTTATATGGGAGGCAAAAAGAAAAATGAAATTGCCTTTGCAAAATCAAACAAAGAACTGGCCCAGCTTCAGTTTTCCCAACTTCTTGTGGATTTGAGAGCCCAGCTTCGTACCACTTATTTTAATCTTTATTACGAAAAATTAAAGCTTGACAATACAGATAAGCAATTAGGGTATATGAATGACCTGTTGAGTGCCTATCGTGTACAGTCGGCGAAGGGAAATGTTTCTCTTAAGGATGCGGTAAGGCTGCAAAGCCTCGTCATCCAGCTGAATCATGACAAGCTTGAGATCAATAAAAATATTCTCGGTTTCGAACAGAATTTGAAAGTTCTTACCGGGATTTCAGAAGATATAGAACCTTTGATGCCTGAATCTGAAGCCAAAGAGGCATTGGTGGCCCAGCCTTTTGGGAATGAAGATGAGTTGAAAGCTAAGGCATTGGAAAATAACGCTGATTATCGATATAATTTGAAATTAGTGGATAGCAGTAAGCTTTATGCTCAATGGCAGAAATCAATGAATATACCAGATATTAATGTTGGAGCAGCATGGGATCAAGCCGGAGGAACTTTTAACAATGAAGCGAACCTGACATTAGGGATTCCTTTACCATTATGGAGAGTGAATCAGGGAAATGTGGAAAAAGCCAATTATGCTATTCAGCAGAACCAAAAAAATGCAGACTTTCAGAAACTAACCCTTGAAACCAAAGTACAGGCTGCCTATAAAACCTGGAAAGCACAGTATGATCAGCTCGTAGATATCAAAACAACGGACCTTCAGAATATGGATCTGGTGTATAACGGGATGGTGACCAACTTTAGAAAAGGAAATGTAAATCTCATTGAATTTACTGATTTTATGGACAGCTATCGTGAAACTGCACTTCAGATCTATGATATGAAAAACGAGATTATGCAGGCGGCAGAACAACTTAACCAATTAGTACAAACGAAAATCTTCTATTAA
- the catB gene encoding type B chloramphenicol O-acetyltransferase, whose translation MKNFFESPFKGKIIQNHIQNPNIIAGKYSYYSGYYHGHSFDDCARYLLPDRGDVDKLIIGSYSSIGSGASFIMCGNQGHRYDWISSFPFFYMSEVECFQNSKDAFELAGYTVIGNDVWIGTEAMVMAGVKIGDGAVIGSRTLITKNVEPYTIVAGNPAKPIRKRFSEHHIELLLEMKWWDWDENVLAGAVPILCSADIDLLYEFYKKIK comes from the coding sequence ATGAAAAATTTCTTTGAAAGTCCTTTCAAAGGCAAAATCATACAAAATCACATTCAGAATCCCAATATTATCGCCGGTAAATATTCCTATTATTCTGGGTATTATCATGGACATTCCTTTGACGATTGCGCCCGTTATCTTCTTCCTGACAGAGGTGATGTAGATAAACTCATTATTGGCTCCTACAGTTCCATAGGTAGTGGGGCTAGTTTTATTATGTGTGGAAATCAGGGGCATCGTTACGACTGGATTTCGAGCTTTCCTTTCTTTTATATGTCAGAAGTAGAGTGTTTTCAAAATAGTAAAGATGCGTTTGAGTTAGCAGGATATACAGTTATTGGAAATGATGTCTGGATTGGTACAGAGGCCATGGTGATGGCTGGAGTTAAAATTGGTGATGGAGCAGTGATTGGAAGCCGGACATTGATAACTAAAAATGTTGAGCCTTATACAATTGTAGCAGGGAATCCTGCGAAGCCCATCAGGAAAAGATTCAGTGAACATCATATTGAATTGCTGCTTGAGATGAAATGGTGGGATTGGGATGAGAATGTTCTTGCAGGTGCTGTACCCATACTTTGTTCAGCAGATATTGATTTACTATATGAATTCTATAAGAAGATAAAATAA